TTGGCAGCATTTAACGAAAAATTAGAAAAGTTGCATAGCGAGCGTGTTCCTACACCACAAAGCAGTTATGAAGAGTGGTTAAGAGCTGTTGAAACACTTGTGCGTAATGCCGATAAAAAATTGGGCGAAAAAGGCACGGTAGGTTTAGGTATTCCAGGGTTTGTAAACCATAAAACAGGTTTAGCAGAGATTGCGAACATCGCCGTTGCACATGATAACCCGATTTTAAAAGATCTATCAGAACGCTTAGAGCGAGAGGTTCGAGCGGAAAATGATGCAAACTGTATGGCGTTATCTGAAGCGTGGGATGAGAGTAATCAACAATACAATACCGTTTTAGGCTTAATTATTGGTACTGGCTTTGGTGGCGGTATCGTGGTAAATGGTAAAGCCCACTCAGGTCAAATCGGTATGGCTGGTGAGGTGGGGCATACTCAGCTAAACTATCACGCCCTTAAATTATTGGGTTGGGACAAAGCGCCAATTTATAAATGTGGTTGCGGCAATACAGCGTGTTTAGATAGCTATATTTCCGGTCGTGGTTTTGAAATGCTTTATAGTGATTTAGTGGGCGAGAAATTAAATGCCAAAACCATTATTGAACGCTTTTATGCAAAAGAACCAAAAACCGTTGAATTTGTTGAAAAATATATTGAGTTAATGGCAATCAGCATTTCGCCATTAATCACGGTACTTGATCCGGATATGATTGTATTTGGTGGCGGGTTATCGAACTTCGAATATATTTATGAAGTATTGCCAACCGTATTACCAAAATATTTAATGCGAAGTGCGGAAGTGCCGGTCATCAAAAAAGCAATTCACGGTGATTCAAGTGGTGTACGTGGTGCGGCGGCGTTATTCCTAAATAAATAATTTATATTTAAAACACATCGAGAAACTTATGTTAAACATCAAGCCAATACTTGCTTTAAATGATAACTATATTTGGGTTATTCAAAAAGAGGATCAAGCTGTTATTGTTGATCCGGCAGAAGCGGAGCCGGTATTGGCTTTTCTTGCAAAAAATCAGTTAAATTTAACCGCTATTTTGCTTACACATAATCACCACGATCATACTGATGGCGTAAATACGCTCAAAGCACATTATCCACACATTACGGTGTATGGCTCGGAAGAATGTAAAGCTTGGGCGGATAAAATTGTTCAACCCGAAGCGCATTTTGAGCTTTTTGGCTATGATATTCGTGTGATTGAAAGTGCCGGACATACAGCACAGCATATAAGTTATTTATGGGGAAATGAATATCTTTTTTGTGGTGATGCTTTATTCTCGGGCGGTTGTGGACGCGTTTTTACCGGTAATTATCAAGCACAATTTGAAGCAATGCAGCGTTTTAAAGCATTGCCTGATTTTGTTGAAATTTTCCCCGCTCACGAATATACTCAAAGTAATCTAAAATTTGCGGTAACGGTAATGCCGTCAAGTTGTGCTTTGTTAGAATATCAGGAGCAAGTTGATATTTTGCGAGCTCAACATAAACCGACACTACCGACGACGCTGTATAAAGAAAAGCAAATAAATCCTTTTCTTAGAGCGACGACATTAGCCGAATTTAAAAATTTACGTGAACAAAAAGATCACTTTTAAGACAAAATAACAAGTATAAAGAATAAAATGAAAGATACATTACGCATTGCGACGCGCCAAAGTCCTTTGGCATTATGGCAAGCCAATTTTGTTAAGGCGGAATTAGAAAAACATTTTCCTGAATTGCAAATTGAACTTGTTACTATGGTAACGAAAGGCGACATTATTTTAGATACACCACTCGCTAAAATTGGTGGTAAAGGGCTTTTTGTTAAAGAGTTAGAATTGGCATTACTTGAAAATCGAGCAGATATTGCTGTTCATTCAATGAAAGATGTGCCGATGACTTTTCCTGAAGGTTTAGGATTGGCTGTCATTTGTGAGCGAGAAGATCCACGTGATGCTTTTGTTTCTAATCAATATCAAAGTTTAGATGAATTACCCAAAGGTGCGGTTGTTGGGACATCGAGTTTACGCCGTCAATGTCAGCTAATGGCTGCCTATCCGCATTTAGAGATTAAATCTTTACGTGGTAATGTGGGAACACGTTTAAGTAAATTAGACAATGGCGAATACGATGCGATTATTTTAGCTTCAGCCGGATTAATTCGTTTAGGTATGCCGGAGCGTATTCGTAGTTTTATTTCCGTTGAACAATCATTACCGGCAGCAGGGCAAGGCGCAGTTGGTATTGAAACACGTTTAGATGATCAACGCGTGTTGAGCTATTTGGCCAAATTAAATCATCAACCAACGGCATATCGTGTGATTGCTGAACGGGCGATGAATGCGCATTTGCAAGGGGGCTGCCAAGTGCCAATTGGTGGTTTTGCGACATTAGAAAATGATGAATTGACCCTCAATGCCTTAGTGGGTTCATTAGATGGTTCAACGATTATTCGAGCTTCAGGTGTTGCGCCGGTCGATAAAGCTGAACAGCTTGGCATTGAGGTTGCAACTAAATTATTGGCACAAGGTGCAGATAAAATTTTAGCCGAAGTGTATGCTGATTAAAGATGAATATATTAGTCACACGTCCTGATGAAAGAGGACAAGAGTTAGTTGATTTATTGCAACAGCAACAAATTTTTGCCATTCATCAACCTCTTTTTACTATTGAAAGTGGGCGAGAGTTGCCACTTCTACCTTCGTTATTTAGCCAACTTAATGAAGGGGACTATGTTTTTGCGGTCTCTAAAAATGCGGTAGATTTTGCACATCAAACGATGACACAAACAGGTTTTAAATTTCGTTCAGATTTGCATTATTTTTCTGTGGGACAGAGAACGGCAACCTATTTCGCTGGTAAAAGCGAACAAGCGGTAAAATATCCGATCTGTTTTGAAAATAGTGAAGGGTTGCTAGAATTACCTGAAATGCAAAATATTCAGGGGAAAAATATTGTTATTCTACGTGCTGAAACCGGTCGAGAATTTTTTGCAAAAGAAGCGGTAAAACGTGGTGCAAGCGTGCAAAACGTAGAGTGTTATCGCCGTGTGCCGAGTGCTGAAAATTTATCAGAAAAACTCAGTTTAGCAAAACGAGTAGGCATTGATACGATAATTGTAACAAGTAGTGAAATACTGGCTTCGTTGATTGAAAATACGGTTGATGAAGATAAAGACTGGCTTCTCAGCTGTAAGCTCATTGTTATAGGGCATCGTATTGCAACAATAGCTAAACAGAGTGGTTGGGGAAGTGATAAAATTGTGGTATCGCCTAAAGCCGATAATCAAACAATTCTAGCAGTTTTAACAGAATTGCAATAATTCCCGCATAAAATGGTGGGAACAACCTTAAAAATAGAGGTAATTATGTCAAAGAAAAAAGTTATTGATGAAACAGTAGAACAAGCGGTTGAAACTTCAGAAAATTTTGCAGAAGAACTTGCAAAACAAGAAGAAAATACGACCGCTTCTGAACCCGTTTCAAAACAACCTGAACAAGTGATTGTTAAAAAAGGTGGGACAGGGATTGCTTTATTGGCCCTATTAGTTGCATTAGGTATTGGTGGTGCCGGTTACTACTTCGGTTCACAAAAATTAGTTGAGGTAGAAAATCAGCTACAACAATTAGCCCAAAAGACTTCACAACAAGCGCCATTAGAGCAGGCTTCTTTTGATAAAGAAAAAGCACAAATTAATGAGTTAGCGACAGCTTACGAGAAAGCGCAAGCTCGTATTGCCCAATTAGAACAAGAGCAATCTTCCTATTCGAACCAAATTGTAGGGCTTCAATCTCAAATTCAACGTTTGGGAAATAATGCACCACAAGTAGACTCAAGTGCTTGGGTATTATCAGATGCGAACTTTTTATTAAATAATGCAGTAAGAAAGTTAGTCGTAGATACGGATGTTGAAACGGCAAAAAGTTTATTATTAGAAGCGGATAGTGTATTAAGTAAAATTGCTAATCCACAAATTACCTTAGTAAGAAATGCGATTAAGGCTGATTTGGTAAGTTTGAATAATGTTAATCAAGTGGATCAAAATGCATTAATGCAACGCTTAACAACGTTAGCAAATAGTTTAGATGATCTGCCAATGGTGGATAATGATGCACAAGAAAATCAAAGTTCGGAGAATGTCAGTGATTCGATTGATGATTGGCAACAAAACATTGAAAAAACAGCAAATTCTTTCTTAGATAAATTTATTCGTGTGAGCGATAAAAATAAAGCAGAAGAAAAAGTCTTTATTGCACCGAACCAAGAAGTTTATTTAAGAGAAAATATACGTTTACGTTTACAAATTGCGATTTTAGCGATTCCTCGTCAGCAAAATGAGCTCTATAAGAAATCATTAGATGCGGTAAGCACTTGGATTCGTAGCTACTTTGACACACAAAATGAGAATGTGAAAAACTTCTTAAAATCACTTGATGAATTAAGTGAGCAAACAATTTACATTGATGTACCTGAAAAATTACAAAGTGTCGCTGTTCTTAACGATATTTTGAAGAAAGAACCTCAAAAAGTAGAAAAAATTGAGATTAAAGAAGAAAAAGCATTAGTTGAACCGGCTGTTGAAGCCCCTAAAGTGGAAGACGTTGCAACACCAACGGATAAACCGGCAGAAGCACCTGCTGCGGTACAACAATAGGAGGCAACTATGTTTCGTGTTCTTTTCTTAATGTTATTAGTGCTTGCTGCACTTATTGCAGGGCCTTATTTGGCAGGTCATCAAGGTTATGTCCGTATCGAAACGGATACAAAAGTTATCGAAATGAGTTTAGTTATGCTCGTGGTATTTTTTGTATCTGCAATGGCGGTTTTATATGCTGTTGAATGGGCGATTACTCGTTTTTGCCGTTTAAGCAAAGGTTCTTACGATTGGTTCTTTAACCGCAAACATAAGAATGCTCAGCAAGAAACCTTAGAAGGTTTAATGCGCATGAGTGAAGGGGATTATTCCAAAGCTGAAAAATTATTTAGTAAAAATGCCAAATATGCAGATGAACCAGTATTAAATCTGATTAAAGCGGCAGAAGCAGCGCAACAACGAGGCGATGATTTTGAAGCAAATCGATATTTAATTGAAGCAAGCAAATTAGGTGGCATGAATAATGTTGCGGTGGAATTAGCTCGAGCGAAAATTTTAGTTCAACAAGGCAAATTACCGGCAGCACGTAGTGCAATTGATAGCTTGCTTGAATTAGCTCCGAATAATACAGAAGTATTGCGTTTAGCAATCCGTATTTACCAAGATTCAAAAGCATACATTGCTTTAGATAGTATTTTAGAAGCAATTGGTCAACGTAGTTTCTTATCAACTGAAGAATATGAAATGTTAGAACATTTTGTCGATGATGGATTACTTGATGAAGTTATGAATGAAACCGGACAAGATGGCTTATTACGTTGGTGGGAGGAACAACCAAGTCGCCGCCGTAAATCGGTTTATGCACGTGTTGGCTTAATCAAACGCTTGATTGATAGTGATGATCATGAATCAGCACAAGAGTTGGCATTAGAAACCTTGAAAAAATACGAAGATGAGCAACTTGTTCCATTATTTGAACAACTTACTCGCTTACAAATTGATGAAAATGCTAAATTAGTTAAAGTGTTAGCAAAACGTGCTTCAAAAGCGGAAACAAAATATACGGATGATTATGCGAGAGCATTAGGCTATATTTATGCGCGCGAAGGACGATTTGAACAATCTAAAGCGCAGTTTATTATCTTGCTTGACCACGAAGAGTGCATTGCAAATGACCGTATCATGGCGCTTTATGTGGCAGAGCGTACGGGAGACCTTGCATTAGCAGAACGTATTCGCCAAATTAACTTAAAAGAAGTTAATTTGAAAGATGCAAGTCAAGAGCCTGTGGTTGCATTGATTGAGCATACTGATAATTAGGTTTAATCCATAGAAAAAAGCCGTTTTATACTTTTGTGTAAAACGGCTTTTCGTTTATTGACTAATAGCCAGTTTGGTTTTCAAACCAACTTTCTAAAATTAAGCAAGCTGAAATGGCATCGACTTTGCCTTTTTTTAATGCTTTATAGCCACCTCGGGAAAAAATTTCAGCTTTAGCTTCTACGGTGGTTAAGCGTTCATCTTGCAACTCAACGGGTAAATTAAATCGCCCATTTAATCGGTTAGCGAACTTTTTAGCACGTTGCGTAAGGGGTTGCTCCGTTCCATCCATATTGAGAGGTAATCCGACAACTAATACATCGGGTTGCCATTCTTGAATAACTTTTTCAATTTGTGCCCAGTCCGGAATACCGTCTTGTGCTTTAAATGCGGGTAAGCCTTGTGCGGTGCCGGTAATACTTTGCCCAACAGCACAACCAATACTGTAAGTGCCAAAATCAAAAGCAAGAACCGTTTTTGTCATCGCTTTAATTCCTCTTTTTTTAATAATAAATGATAATAATCCCATGCAAAATAACGACCGGGATCTTGCTTTCTACCAGGGGAAATATGCTGATGTCCGGTAATTCGATAATCCGTAATCAATGGATATTCCGCTTGAATAGTACGAGTTAATTTTGCCAAAGTTTGATATTGTGCTTCTGTAAAAGGTTGGTTATTCGAACCCTCTAATTCAATGCCGATTGAAAATTCATTACATTTCTCACGTCTTTCAAAGCAAGATAAACCTGCATGCCACGCCATCTGGTTGAAATTAACATATTGCGTAACTTCACCTTGACGATTGATTAAGCAATGAGCAGAAACTCGGAGATCTTTGATTTCTTGAAAATAAGGATGCACATTGGGATCTAATTTCCCTTGGAAAAAGAGATCGATAAAATTTTCGCCAAATTGTTC
This genomic window from Actinobacillus porcitonsillarum contains:
- the ruvX gene encoding Holliday junction resolvase RuvX, with translation MTKTVLAFDFGTYSIGCAVGQSITGTAQGLPAFKAQDGIPDWAQIEKVIQEWQPDVLVVGLPLNMDGTEQPLTQRAKKFANRLNGRFNLPVELQDERLTTVEAKAEIFSRGGYKALKKGKVDAISACLILESWFENQTGY
- the hemC gene encoding hydroxymethylbilane synthase; this encodes MKDTLRIATRQSPLALWQANFVKAELEKHFPELQIELVTMVTKGDIILDTPLAKIGGKGLFVKELELALLENRADIAVHSMKDVPMTFPEGLGLAVICEREDPRDAFVSNQYQSLDELPKGAVVGTSSLRRQCQLMAAYPHLEIKSLRGNVGTRLSKLDNGEYDAIILASAGLIRLGMPERIRSFISVEQSLPAAGQGAVGIETRLDDQRVLSYLAKLNHQPTAYRVIAERAMNAHLQGGCQVPIGGFATLENDELTLNALVGSLDGSTIIRASGVAPVDKAEQLGIEVATKLLAQGADKILAEVYAD
- the ampD gene encoding 1,6-anhydro-N-acetylmuramyl-L-alanine amidase AmpD is translated as MQIKDGVLTEHRQVASPHFNERPDPKDISLLVIHYISLPPEQFGENFIDLFFQGKLDPNVHPYFQEIKDLRVSAHCLINRQGEVTQYVNFNQMAWHAGLSCFERREKCNEFSIGIELEGSNNQPFTEAQYQTLAKLTRTIQAEYPLITDYRITGHQHISPGRKQDPGRYFAWDYYHLLLKKEELKR
- a CDS encoding uroporphyrinogen-III C-methyltransferase codes for the protein MSKKKVIDETVEQAVETSENFAEELAKQEENTTASEPVSKQPEQVIVKKGGTGIALLALLVALGIGGAGYYFGSQKLVEVENQLQQLAQKTSQQAPLEQASFDKEKAQINELATAYEKAQARIAQLEQEQSSYSNQIVGLQSQIQRLGNNAPQVDSSAWVLSDANFLLNNAVRKLVVDTDVETAKSLLLEADSVLSKIANPQITLVRNAIKADLVSLNNVNQVDQNALMQRLTTLANSLDDLPMVDNDAQENQSSENVSDSIDDWQQNIEKTANSFLDKFIRVSDKNKAEEKVFIAPNQEVYLRENIRLRLQIAILAIPRQQNELYKKSLDAVSTWIRSYFDTQNENVKNFLKSLDELSEQTIYIDVPEKLQSVAVLNDILKKEPQKVEKIEIKEEKALVEPAVEAPKVEDVATPTDKPAEAPAAVQQ
- the gloB gene encoding hydroxyacylglutathione hydrolase, encoding MLNIKPILALNDNYIWVIQKEDQAVIVDPAEAEPVLAFLAKNQLNLTAILLTHNHHDHTDGVNTLKAHYPHITVYGSEECKAWADKIVQPEAHFELFGYDIRVIESAGHTAQHISYLWGNEYLFCGDALFSGGCGRVFTGNYQAQFEAMQRFKALPDFVEIFPAHEYTQSNLKFAVTVMPSSCALLEYQEQVDILRAQHKPTLPTTLYKEKQINPFLRATTLAEFKNLREQKDHF
- the nagK gene encoding N-acetylglucosamine kinase; the encoded protein is MIYYGLDIGGTKIELAAFNEKLEKLHSERVPTPQSSYEEWLRAVETLVRNADKKLGEKGTVGLGIPGFVNHKTGLAEIANIAVAHDNPILKDLSERLEREVRAENDANCMALSEAWDESNQQYNTVLGLIIGTGFGGGIVVNGKAHSGQIGMAGEVGHTQLNYHALKLLGWDKAPIYKCGCGNTACLDSYISGRGFEMLYSDLVGEKLNAKTIIERFYAKEPKTVEFVEKYIELMAISISPLITVLDPDMIVFGGGLSNFEYIYEVLPTVLPKYLMRSAEVPVIKKAIHGDSSGVRGAAALFLNK
- a CDS encoding heme biosynthesis protein HemY, which encodes MFRVLFLMLLVLAALIAGPYLAGHQGYVRIETDTKVIEMSLVMLVVFFVSAMAVLYAVEWAITRFCRLSKGSYDWFFNRKHKNAQQETLEGLMRMSEGDYSKAEKLFSKNAKYADEPVLNLIKAAEAAQQRGDDFEANRYLIEASKLGGMNNVAVELARAKILVQQGKLPAARSAIDSLLELAPNNTEVLRLAIRIYQDSKAYIALDSILEAIGQRSFLSTEEYEMLEHFVDDGLLDEVMNETGQDGLLRWWEEQPSRRRKSVYARVGLIKRLIDSDDHESAQELALETLKKYEDEQLVPLFEQLTRLQIDENAKLVKVLAKRASKAETKYTDDYARALGYIYAREGRFEQSKAQFIILLDHEECIANDRIMALYVAERTGDLALAERIRQINLKEVNLKDASQEPVVALIEHTDN
- a CDS encoding uroporphyrinogen-III synthase; translated protein: MNILVTRPDERGQELVDLLQQQQIFAIHQPLFTIESGRELPLLPSLFSQLNEGDYVFAVSKNAVDFAHQTMTQTGFKFRSDLHYFSVGQRTATYFAGKSEQAVKYPICFENSEGLLELPEMQNIQGKNIVILRAETGREFFAKEAVKRGASVQNVECYRRVPSAENLSEKLSLAKRVGIDTIIVTSSEILASLIENTVDEDKDWLLSCKLIVIGHRIATIAKQSGWGSDKIVVSPKADNQTILAVLTELQ